In one Leptospira fletcheri genomic region, the following are encoded:
- a CDS encoding LysM peptidoglycan-binding domain-containing M23 family metallopeptidase — protein MKPAFYSVLLLLLYSTEPLRAGFDRMQLKSLDYSDKNLLRVREEVKYNLRVSVSNLDQKNLVPLRFLVYKVGPKDNFFKIMARTGMDLDTLSSVNQLSSPQDIYPGMELLIPNMRGFYESEQSSSDDSERKKISSRHKIPSKFLYYDDLRKTWFVPGRGLPKEEKNFFYGMAFSDPLAEEGRISSRFGKRKDPFTKKDTFHGGIDLAAEKGTPVYASAEGVVAFADSKGGYGNLVVLKHLLGYETRYGHLDRILVPSGAKVKKGQLIGEVGKTGRATGFHLHFEILRNSQKQRPIFKGHV, from the coding sequence ATTAAACCGGCATTTTATTCAGTACTGCTACTCCTATTGTATTCCACCGAACCCCTTCGAGCAGGATTCGATAGAATGCAGTTAAAAAGTCTGGATTATTCGGATAAAAATCTCCTGAGAGTGAGGGAAGAGGTAAAATACAATCTACGAGTCTCCGTATCCAACCTCGACCAAAAGAATTTAGTACCTCTTCGATTTCTTGTTTATAAAGTGGGACCTAAGGATAATTTCTTCAAGATCATGGCAAGAACGGGAATGGACCTGGATACGCTCTCTTCCGTGAACCAACTTTCGTCCCCCCAGGACATTTATCCGGGGATGGAGCTTTTGATTCCGAACATGCGCGGATTTTACGAGTCGGAACAATCTTCCTCCGACGATTCCGAGAGAAAAAAAATCTCCTCCCGGCATAAGATTCCGTCCAAATTCCTATATTATGATGACCTAAGAAAGACCTGGTTCGTTCCCGGAAGAGGTTTGCCGAAAGAAGAGAAGAACTTTTTTTACGGTATGGCTTTTTCCGATCCGTTAGCGGAGGAAGGCAGGATCAGTTCCCGTTTCGGCAAAAGAAAGGACCCCTTTACGAAAAAGGATACGTTTCACGGAGGAATCGACTTGGCAGCGGAAAAGGGAACTCCGGTTTATGCTTCTGCGGAAGGCGTAGTTGCTTTTGCAGACTCCAAGGGCGGCTATGGAAATCTCGTAGTGCTCAAACATTTGCTGGGTTATGAGACGAGATACGGACATCTAGATAGGATTTTGGTTCCGTCCGGCGCGAAAGTGAAAAAAGGACAGCTGATCGGTGAAGTCGGAAAAACGGGTAGAGCAACAGGGTTCCACCTGCATTTCGAAATATTGAGAAATAGCCAAAAACAACGCCCGATATTTAAAGGTCATGTTTGA
- a CDS encoding CPBP family intramembrane glutamic endopeptidase has product MMGAAPRMEEIEKQPGTRGFWSEVGKILLLQVLVLLVANLLYQQIAKIQIELTLSAKPPAYEKNKTPKTPFPGVQPEDRKIAWNEPASAEKALKDYTEFVVTKRPWLLVIDRLVWAFCFLLPAYFILARLAKADRADFRDQFDGGSFGIGVSVGVATFCFVNVAGGLIFFFIGKPQSNPLEVALTQNLQGNWTLLTWALLGVSFGAGFVEEAFFRGFLLKQFAGKGMERLGLILTSVLFGLVHYNPKGSWVGPLLLIFVGLYFGLSYLKTENIWVPITAHVTYNSSMLIAAFFLGDRVVG; this is encoded by the coding sequence ATGATGGGCGCGGCTCCGCGTATGGAAGAAATCGAAAAGCAACCCGGAACCCGCGGTTTTTGGAGCGAGGTCGGAAAGATTTTGCTCCTCCAAGTTCTGGTTTTGTTGGTTGCGAACCTTCTGTACCAACAGATTGCCAAGATTCAAATCGAGCTAACTCTTTCCGCTAAGCCGCCTGCTTACGAAAAAAATAAGACCCCAAAAACGCCTTTTCCCGGGGTTCAACCGGAAGACAGAAAAATCGCGTGGAACGAACCTGCTTCCGCAGAGAAGGCTCTCAAGGATTATACCGAATTCGTAGTCACGAAAAGACCCTGGCTTCTTGTCATCGACAGGCTTGTATGGGCCTTTTGCTTTTTATTACCCGCGTATTTCATTCTTGCCAGACTTGCCAAGGCGGATCGGGCGGACTTCAGGGATCAGTTCGATGGAGGTTCCTTCGGGATCGGAGTATCCGTCGGAGTCGCTACCTTCTGCTTCGTAAATGTCGCGGGCGGTCTGATCTTCTTTTTTATAGGAAAACCTCAATCCAATCCGCTGGAAGTCGCGTTGACCCAAAACCTACAAGGAAATTGGACCTTGCTAACTTGGGCTTTACTCGGCGTAAGTTTCGGGGCGGGATTCGTGGAGGAGGCTTTTTTTCGCGGTTTCTTACTCAAGCAATTTGCGGGAAAGGGCATGGAGCGGCTCGGTCTAATACTGACTTCCGTACTTTTCGGATTAGTGCATTATAACCCGAAGGGGTCTTGGGTAGGTCCGTTACTTTTGATTTTCGTAGGCCTTTATTTCGGATTATCCTATTTAAAAACCGAAAATATTTGGGTTCCCATTACCGCTCATGTCACCTACAACAGTTCCATGTTGATAGCCGCATTTTTTTTGGGAGACCGAGTCGTAGGATGA
- a CDS encoding precorrin-2 dehydrogenase/sirohydrochlorin ferrochelatase family protein — MNRLLPVFLKLEGKRVLLIGGGRVALEKLGPLLESGCELTLVAETFRPEVLEILSGRPEVQLFQKKVELSDLAGFHLIYSATNDRKTNQDLVIEAKRLGIWINCADDPEACDFYSSAYFDRGPLRVAVSTQGEFAGLAKTIRNALEELVPQGHERDFEDLFEIRKAAKKSLGDPEVRKEALRSLLREFKEKYLKLKHS; from the coding sequence ATGAACCGACTTCTTCCCGTGTTTTTAAAGCTGGAAGGAAAAAGGGTTCTCCTGATCGGAGGTGGACGGGTCGCTCTCGAAAAATTAGGGCCTCTACTGGAAAGCGGATGCGAATTGACTCTTGTTGCCGAAACGTTTCGACCTGAGGTCCTTGAAATTCTTTCGGGAAGACCCGAGGTCCAACTCTTTCAGAAGAAGGTCGAACTTTCGGATCTCGCGGGCTTCCACTTAATCTATTCCGCGACGAATGATAGAAAGACCAATCAGGATCTCGTAATAGAAGCGAAACGTCTGGGGATTTGGATCAATTGTGCGGACGACCCGGAAGCTTGCGATTTTTATTCTTCCGCCTATTTTGATCGCGGCCCATTACGGGTCGCCGTTTCGACTCAGGGAGAATTTGCGGGATTGGCAAAAACGATACGAAACGCTTTAGAGGAACTGGTCCCGCAGGGCCATGAACGGGACTTCGAAGATTTGTTCGAGATCCGAAAGGCGGCAAAGAAATCCCTCGGCGATCCGGAAGTTCGGAAAGAGGCGCTTCGCTCGTTATTGCGCGAATTCAAAGAGAAATACCTAAAATTAAAGCATTCATAA
- a CDS encoding NADPH-dependent assimilatory sulfite reductase hemoprotein subunit, which translates to MSEENELSEVEHIKSASQGLRGKIGATVEAGSEEFGDDDRQLIKFHGMYQQKDRDRRKDEQGDFIENPTSFMIRGRIPGGRLTAKQYLVWDELGDKFAGGALRLTTRQSIQMHTIRLTDLRPIMQAVDKVNLSTMGACGDVVRNVTQALNPWGRSDLNQLDAVAQLLSDHFKYKSKAYAEVWLGEKQLNSEEDEDPIYGKTYLPRKFKIAVTLAGDNSVDIYTNDMGFAATLDKDGKIEGYFVFAGGGLGMTHNKADTYPRAADLLGWVPIKDLISVADAIVTSHRDFGDRTNRKHARLKYVLAEKGVEWFRSEVERRSNAKFDKIKPLPKWETPAYLGWTLREDGTYSLGLHTLSGRIKDFPEKPLKTALKDIISTFDLDVQVTADQDLVLMGIKKDDRANVESKLRNYNIDPASPKPLYDRALACPALPTCGLALTESERVFPQLLEGIQKVLDKLQLNDRAPILRMTGCPNGCARPYSAEVGIVGQQAGGKYSLFFGGNPEGTKVGQYVAKKIAFADIPGQLEKAFEVWKKEGKSEERFGDFVERYGLDKIRELLGSM; encoded by the coding sequence ATGTCAGAAGAAAATGAACTCAGCGAAGTGGAACATATCAAATCGGCCTCTCAAGGGCTTCGGGGAAAAATCGGAGCTACAGTAGAGGCCGGGTCCGAGGAATTCGGAGACGATGATCGGCAGTTGATCAAATTTCACGGGATGTACCAACAAAAGGACAGGGATCGTAGAAAAGACGAGCAAGGCGATTTTATAGAAAATCCGACCTCTTTTATGATCCGTGGTCGGATCCCAGGCGGGAGATTGACTGCGAAGCAATACTTGGTTTGGGACGAATTAGGCGACAAATTTGCCGGTGGAGCTCTTCGCTTAACGACAAGACAATCCATACAGATGCATACGATCCGTCTTACCGACTTGCGCCCGATCATGCAGGCCGTCGACAAAGTCAATCTATCCACTATGGGTGCTTGCGGAGACGTGGTACGAAACGTAACGCAGGCGCTAAATCCTTGGGGAAGGTCCGATCTAAATCAGTTGGATGCGGTGGCTCAATTGTTGTCCGACCACTTCAAATACAAATCCAAGGCTTATGCCGAAGTATGGCTGGGAGAAAAGCAGCTCAATTCCGAAGAGGACGAAGATCCGATCTACGGAAAAACCTACTTGCCTAGGAAATTCAAAATCGCAGTCACTCTTGCCGGAGACAATTCCGTGGATATCTATACGAATGATATGGGATTCGCTGCCACTCTTGACAAAGACGGTAAAATTGAAGGATACTTCGTATTTGCCGGCGGCGGATTGGGCATGACCCATAATAAGGCTGATACCTATCCTAGAGCCGCGGATCTGTTGGGTTGGGTCCCCATAAAAGACCTGATCTCCGTAGCGGATGCGATCGTCACCTCTCATCGGGATTTTGGCGATCGTACCAACAGAAAGCATGCACGACTCAAGTACGTCCTAGCCGAAAAGGGTGTGGAGTGGTTCCGTTCCGAGGTTGAGAGAAGATCGAATGCGAAATTCGACAAAATAAAACCTTTACCCAAGTGGGAAACACCGGCCTATCTAGGATGGACTTTACGGGAAGATGGAACCTATTCCCTCGGGCTTCATACTCTGTCCGGTAGGATCAAAGATTTTCCGGAAAAGCCTCTTAAAACCGCGTTAAAAGACATCATTTCTACGTTCGATTTGGACGTGCAAGTTACGGCGGATCAGGATCTGGTTTTGATGGGAATCAAAAAGGATGATCGCGCGAACGTAGAAAGTAAATTAAGAAACTATAATATAGATCCCGCTTCCCCCAAACCCTTGTACGACAGAGCTTTGGCTTGCCCTGCTTTACCGACCTGCGGACTGGCGCTTACCGAATCGGAAAGAGTTTTTCCTCAACTTTTGGAAGGGATACAGAAAGTCCTGGATAAACTCCAACTGAATGATCGGGCACCGATTCTTCGGATGACCGGTTGCCCGAACGGATGCGCAAGGCCTTACTCGGCGGAAGTCGGAATCGTCGGGCAGCAAGCCGGTGGAAAGTATTCTCTCTTTTTCGGAGGAAATCCGGAAGGAACCAAGGTAGGGCAATACGTAGCGAAGAAAATCGCGTTTGCCGATATTCCGGGCCAGTTAGAGAAGGCCTTCGAAGTCTGGAAGAAAGAAGGAAAATCGGAGGAAAGATTCGGAGATTTCGTGGAAAGATACGGACTGGATAAAATCCGGGAACTCCTGGGTTCGATGTAA
- the cobA gene encoding uroporphyrinogen-III C-methyltransferase — protein sequence MEKRGKVYLVGAGPGNPDLLTLRALRILESAEVILYDALLDPSFLEYFPRTAIAHYVGKRAGQHSATQTEIQDLLIKYATSGKTVVRLKGGDPFLFGRGGEELEALRASEIDYEIVPGVSSLTGGSSAAGFPLTHRGLSRQVLIMDGHTVLNEDTDWNWFAKFKGTIALFMGTSSIQKIANQLIDHGADPELPLALVENASLPEQKIGTLTLGEAARNGVPKNGTGPGIIYIGAVVGLRSKTDPSILDGQSHFPFGTEE from the coding sequence ATGGAAAAGCGCGGAAAAGTATATTTGGTCGGAGCCGGTCCGGGCAATCCGGATCTGTTGACTTTACGTGCTCTGCGGATTTTAGAGAGTGCGGAAGTGATCTTATACGACGCGCTTTTGGATCCTTCTTTTCTGGAATACTTTCCGCGCACTGCGATCGCACATTATGTGGGAAAACGCGCGGGACAGCACTCCGCTACTCAGACCGAAATCCAGGACCTTCTGATAAAATATGCGACTTCCGGAAAAACCGTCGTCCGATTGAAAGGCGGAGATCCTTTTTTATTCGGTCGAGGTGGAGAGGAACTGGAAGCGCTTCGTGCCAGCGAAATCGACTATGAGATCGTTCCCGGTGTAAGCTCTTTGACGGGAGGATCCTCCGCAGCGGGATTTCCCCTAACCCACAGAGGTCTTTCGAGACAGGTCCTGATCATGGACGGACACACGGTATTAAACGAAGACACGGATTGGAATTGGTTCGCGAAATTCAAGGGCACCATCGCTCTCTTTATGGGAACTTCTTCCATCCAGAAAATCGCGAATCAATTGATCGACCACGGTGCCGATCCTGAGTTGCCCTTGGCTTTGGTCGAAAATGCGAGTCTACCCGAACAGAAAATCGGGACGCTTACTCTCGGCGAGGCGGCAAGAAACGGAGTCCCTAAAAACGGAACCGGTCCGGGAATCATCTACATAGGCGCTGTCGTGGGATTGCGATCGAAAACCGATCCGTCTATTCTAGATGGACAAAGTCACTTTCCTTTCGGTACGGAAGAATGA
- a CDS encoding SMP-30/gluconolactonase/LRE family protein, with translation MIRSLYRSPILRILAPVLLFTTIFSILILAGWNKTDPDFYSVDSSISQGEDNALFFSESVHEGKISEPFGLAVDSKGRIYTGSTDGNIYRIRTDGKQEVFAKTSGRPLGLIFDGKGNLVVCLSGIGLVFYDSKGDENVLARTDENGNELRNLYGLDISSDGTVYFTELSRKFSYSDSYLEELESKPNGRILSYHPMTQSVKTVLDEVYAPTGIALSAKEDFLVFAEKYRHRISRFWLRGKKTGKEQFFITHLPGSPALIRSDKVGTFWIALSSPRHLLIDKIQHKPEWKKVLAALPKIYRPKEGTLSYALGMNEQGDVTFALTDATSGRVGSTTAIVEFGKGLLLSGNSSDKIWKWKFETLESFF, from the coding sequence ATGATCCGTTCCCTATATCGTAGCCCGATCCTGAGAATTCTCGCTCCCGTCCTTCTATTCACTACCATATTCTCGATTCTGATCCTTGCCGGCTGGAATAAGACGGATCCGGATTTTTATTCCGTCGATTCCTCGATTTCGCAGGGAGAAGACAATGCGCTTTTCTTTTCCGAGTCCGTTCACGAAGGAAAAATCTCGGAACCTTTCGGATTGGCAGTCGACTCCAAAGGACGGATTTATACTGGTTCTACGGATGGAAACATCTACCGAATCAGAACCGACGGAAAGCAGGAAGTATTCGCAAAGACTTCCGGGCGCCCTTTAGGTCTGATCTTCGACGGAAAAGGAAATCTTGTCGTATGCCTTTCCGGAATCGGTTTAGTTTTTTACGATTCCAAAGGCGACGAAAACGTTTTGGCCCGTACCGACGAGAACGGTAATGAATTAAGAAATCTTTATGGACTAGACATTTCCTCCGACGGAACGGTCTACTTTACGGAGTTAAGCCGCAAGTTTTCGTATTCGGACTCCTACTTGGAAGAATTGGAATCGAAACCCAACGGTAGAATTCTTTCCTATCATCCGATGACCCAGTCCGTAAAAACGGTTCTGGACGAAGTCTATGCCCCGACAGGAATCGCCTTGTCGGCCAAAGAGGATTTTTTGGTTTTTGCCGAGAAGTATAGACACAGGATTAGCCGATTTTGGCTGCGCGGTAAAAAAACGGGAAAAGAGCAATTTTTTATCACCCACTTACCCGGTAGTCCTGCGCTAATCCGTTCGGACAAAGTAGGAACGTTTTGGATCGCGTTATCCTCTCCTAGACACCTCCTAATCGATAAGATCCAGCATAAACCCGAGTGGAAAAAAGTTCTAGCTGCTTTGCCGAAAATCTATAGGCCCAAGGAAGGGACCTTATCCTACGCACTAGGAATGAACGAACAAGGAGATGTGACCTTTGCCTTGACGGACGCCACTTCCGGGCGCGTCGGCTCGACGACTGCCATCGTCGAGTTCGGCAAAGGCCTTCTCCTGTCCGGAAATTCCTCGGATAAAATTTGGAAATGGAAATTCGAAACTCTCGAATCTTTCTTTTAA